From Apium graveolens cultivar Ventura chromosome 9, ASM990537v1, whole genome shotgun sequence, the proteins below share one genomic window:
- the LOC141685335 gene encoding uncharacterized protein LOC141685335 — MASISKSYLCKQYTIFKLDQKMRIEANVPPVTVEGTSVLYNEWVINIGDGLNGKETIVDAIYSDLEARYMEAGYFRDRAILTPINEDVDSINIEVLKRSSGKYKTYRSFDSICKSSVYYESQESMYPTDLNSLKFSGIPKHEL, encoded by the exons ATGGCATCCATTAGCAAATCTTATCTATGCAAACAATATACAATCTTTAAACTTGATCAGAAAATGAGAATAGAAGCAAATGTACCCCCGGTAACAGTTGAAGGCACCTCCGTTCTGTACAACGAATGGGTAATCAACATTGGCGATG GCCTAAATGGTAAGGAAACAATTGTTGATGCAATATACTCGGATTTGGAGGCAAGATATATGGAGGCAGGATATTTTAGAGATCGTGCTATTTTAACACCAATTAATGAAGATGTCGACTCCATAAATATAGAAGTACTAAAACGGTCATCAG GTAAATATAAGACCTACAGAAGTTTTGATTCTATATGCAAGAGTTCCGTATATTATGAATCTCAGGAAAGTATGTATCCTACGGATCTTAACTCTCTCAAGTTTTCGGGCATTCCAAAACACGAGTTATAA